One stretch of Scophthalmus maximus strain ysfricsl-2021 chromosome 12, ASM2237912v1, whole genome shotgun sequence DNA includes these proteins:
- the nrf1 gene encoding nuclear respiratory factor 1 isoform X2 — translation MSFQYKDLMRKSSSGASVLGQGAQIRCTIDPAVETGWLIMEEHSVHQTEHMTTIEASAVQQVHVATFTETSMMSAEEDSTSSPDDDPYDDTDILNSAGTDEITAHLAAAGPVGMAAAAAVATGKKRKRPHIFESNPSIRKRQQTRLLRKLRATLDEYTTRVGQQAIVLCISPSKPNPVFKVFGAAPLENVVRKYKSMMLEDLENALAEHAPPGGELASELPPLTIDGIPVSVDKMTQAQLRAFIPEMLKYSTGRGKPGWGKESCKPVWWPEDIPWANVRSDVRTEEQKQRVSWTQALRTIVKNCYKQHGREDLLYAFEDHQVTTAVTTQHHLATAQSIAHLVPSQTVVQTVNNPDGTVSLIQVGTGHTVATLADASELPGVTVAQVNYSTVTDGEVEQNWATLQSGEMTIQTTQASEATQAVASLAEAAVAASQDMQPGATVTMALNSEAAAHAVATLAEATLQGGGQIVLAETAAAVGALAGVQDATGLVQIPVSMYQTVVTSLAQGNRPVQVAMAPVATRIDNTVTLDGQAVEVVTLEQ, via the exons ATGTCTTTCCAATATAAAGACCTcatgaggaagagcagcagcggTGCCAGTGTACTCGGACAAGGAGCACAAAT tCGTTGCACCATTGATCCAGCCGTGGAGACCGGGTGGCTGATAATGGAGGAGCACTCTGTTCATCAGACAGAACACATGACCACCATTGAAGCCAGCGCCGTCCAGCAG GTACATGTGGCCACCTTCACTGAAACATCAATGATGAGTGCTGAGGAGGACTCGACGTCCTCGCCGGACGATGATCCTTACGACGACACGGACATCCTCAATTCGGCCGGCACGGATGAGATCACCGCCCACCTGGCCGCTGCAG gCCCAGTGGGCatggcagctgctgctgccgtggcAACcggcaagaaaagaaagaggccTCACATCTTTGAATCCAACCCCTCCATCCGCAAAAGACAGCAGACCCGTCTGCTCAG GAAACTAAGAGCTACACTTGATGAGTACACCACCAGAGTGGGCCAGCAGGCCATAGTGCTGTGTATTTCCCCCTCCAAACCCAACCCGGTGTTCAAGGTGTTTGGTGCTGCTCCTCTGGAGAATGTG GTGAGGAAGTATAAGAGCATGATGTTGGAGGATCTGGAGAACGCTCTGGCTGAACATGCCCCTCCAGGTGGGGAGCTCGCCTCAGAGCTGCCCCCCCTCACCATTGATGGCATCCCTGTCTCCGTAGACAAGATGACCCAG GCCCAACTGCGAGCGTTCATCCCAGAGATGCTGAAGTACTCAACGGGCCGTGGGAAGCCCGGCTGGGGTAAAGAGAGCTGCAAGCCCGTGTGGTGGCCTGAGGACATCCCCTGGGCCAACGTCCGCAGTGATGTCCgcacagaggagcagaaacagagg GTGTCTTGGACGCAGGCATTGCGGACCATCGTGAAGAACTGCTACAAGCAGCACGGCCGTGAGGATCTGTTGTATGCTTTTGAAGACCATCAGGTAACCACGGCAGTCACCACCCAGCACCACCTCGCCACGGCACAGAGCATCGCTCACCTCGTGCCCTCACAGACTGTGGTACAGACCGTCAACAACCCCGACGGAACCGTCTCACTCATTcag GTTGGCACAGGACACACAGTTGCCACGCTGGCAGATGCCTCAGAGCTGCCTGGTGTGACGGTGGCACAGGTTAACTACTCCACGGTGACTGATGGAGAG GTGGAACAGAATTGGGCCACCCTCCAGAGCGGGGAGATGACAATCCAAACCACTCAAGCATCGGAGGCCACGCAGGCAGTAGCGTCACTGGCTGAAGCTGCCGTTGCGGCCAGTCAGGATATGCAGCCCGGTGCCACCGTCACAATGGCTCTAAACAG tgaggCGGCGGCTCATGCCGTAGCGACGTTGGCAGAGGCCACTCTACAAGGTGGAGGGCAGATTGTCCTGGCAGAGACGGCAGCTGCTGTTGGGGCACTAGCCGGGGTTCAGGATGCCACAG gTCTGGTCCAGATTCCGGTCAGCATGTATCAGACTGTAGTGACCAGCCTCGCACAGGGCAACCGACCTGTCCAGGTTGCTATGGCGCCCGTCGCCACGCGCATAGATAACACTGTCACTCTGGACGGCCAGGCGGTGGAGGTTGTGACCCTGGAGCAGTGA
- the nrf1 gene encoding nuclear respiratory factor 1 isoform X4, whose amino-acid sequence MEEHSVHQTEHMTTIEASAVQQVHVATFTETSMMSAEEDSTSSPDDDPYDDTDILNSAGTDEITAHLAAAGPVGMAAAAAVATGKKRKRPHIFESNPSIRKRQQTRLLRKLRATLDEYTTRVGQQAIVLCISPSKPNPVFKVFGAAPLENVVRKYKSMMLEDLENALAEHAPPGGELASELPPLTIDGIPVSVDKMTQAQLRAFIPEMLKYSTGRGKPGWGKESCKPVWWPEDIPWANVRSDVRTEEQKQRVSWTQALRTIVKNCYKQHGREDLLYAFEDHQVTTAVTTQHHLATAQSIAHLVPSQTVVQTVNNPDGTVSLIQVGTGHTVATLADASELPGVTVAQVNYSTVTDGEVEQNWATLQSGEMTIQTTQASEATQAVASLAEAAVAASQDMQPGATVTMALNSEAAAHAVATLAEATLQGGGQIVLAETAAAVGALAGVQDATGLVQIPVSMYQTVVTSLAQGNRPVQVAMAPVATRIDNTVTLDGQAVEVVTLEQ is encoded by the exons ATGGAGGAGCACTCTGTTCATCAGACAGAACACATGACCACCATTGAAGCCAGCGCCGTCCAGCAG GTACATGTGGCCACCTTCACTGAAACATCAATGATGAGTGCTGAGGAGGACTCGACGTCCTCGCCGGACGATGATCCTTACGACGACACGGACATCCTCAATTCGGCCGGCACGGATGAGATCACCGCCCACCTGGCCGCTGCAG gCCCAGTGGGCatggcagctgctgctgccgtggcAACcggcaagaaaagaaagaggccTCACATCTTTGAATCCAACCCCTCCATCCGCAAAAGACAGCAGACCCGTCTGCTCAG GAAACTAAGAGCTACACTTGATGAGTACACCACCAGAGTGGGCCAGCAGGCCATAGTGCTGTGTATTTCCCCCTCCAAACCCAACCCGGTGTTCAAGGTGTTTGGTGCTGCTCCTCTGGAGAATGTG GTGAGGAAGTATAAGAGCATGATGTTGGAGGATCTGGAGAACGCTCTGGCTGAACATGCCCCTCCAGGTGGGGAGCTCGCCTCAGAGCTGCCCCCCCTCACCATTGATGGCATCCCTGTCTCCGTAGACAAGATGACCCAG GCCCAACTGCGAGCGTTCATCCCAGAGATGCTGAAGTACTCAACGGGCCGTGGGAAGCCCGGCTGGGGTAAAGAGAGCTGCAAGCCCGTGTGGTGGCCTGAGGACATCCCCTGGGCCAACGTCCGCAGTGATGTCCgcacagaggagcagaaacagagg GTGTCTTGGACGCAGGCATTGCGGACCATCGTGAAGAACTGCTACAAGCAGCACGGCCGTGAGGATCTGTTGTATGCTTTTGAAGACCATCAGGTAACCACGGCAGTCACCACCCAGCACCACCTCGCCACGGCACAGAGCATCGCTCACCTCGTGCCCTCACAGACTGTGGTACAGACCGTCAACAACCCCGACGGAACCGTCTCACTCATTcag GTTGGCACAGGACACACAGTTGCCACGCTGGCAGATGCCTCAGAGCTGCCTGGTGTGACGGTGGCACAGGTTAACTACTCCACGGTGACTGATGGAGAG GTGGAACAGAATTGGGCCACCCTCCAGAGCGGGGAGATGACAATCCAAACCACTCAAGCATCGGAGGCCACGCAGGCAGTAGCGTCACTGGCTGAAGCTGCCGTTGCGGCCAGTCAGGATATGCAGCCCGGTGCCACCGTCACAATGGCTCTAAACAG tgaggCGGCGGCTCATGCCGTAGCGACGTTGGCAGAGGCCACTCTACAAGGTGGAGGGCAGATTGTCCTGGCAGAGACGGCAGCTGCTGTTGGGGCACTAGCCGGGGTTCAGGATGCCACAG gTCTGGTCCAGATTCCGGTCAGCATGTATCAGACTGTAGTGACCAGCCTCGCACAGGGCAACCGACCTGTCCAGGTTGCTATGGCGCCCGTCGCCACGCGCATAGATAACACTGTCACTCTGGACGGCCAGGCGGTGGAGGTTGTGACCCTGGAGCAGTGA
- the nrf1 gene encoding nuclear respiratory factor 1 isoform X1 produces the protein MPTGAGPRCIFAAAFFLLMSFQYKDLMRKSSSGASVLGQGAQIRCTIDPAVETGWLIMEEHSVHQTEHMTTIEASAVQQVHVATFTETSMMSAEEDSTSSPDDDPYDDTDILNSAGTDEITAHLAAAGPVGMAAAAAVATGKKRKRPHIFESNPSIRKRQQTRLLRKLRATLDEYTTRVGQQAIVLCISPSKPNPVFKVFGAAPLENVVRKYKSMMLEDLENALAEHAPPGGELASELPPLTIDGIPVSVDKMTQAQLRAFIPEMLKYSTGRGKPGWGKESCKPVWWPEDIPWANVRSDVRTEEQKQRVSWTQALRTIVKNCYKQHGREDLLYAFEDHQVTTAVTTQHHLATAQSIAHLVPSQTVVQTVNNPDGTVSLIQVGTGHTVATLADASELPGVTVAQVNYSTVTDGEVEQNWATLQSGEMTIQTTQASEATQAVASLAEAAVAASQDMQPGATVTMALNSEAAAHAVATLAEATLQGGGQIVLAETAAAVGALAGVQDATGLVQIPVSMYQTVVTSLAQGNRPVQVAMAPVATRIDNTVTLDGQAVEVVTLEQ, from the exons ATGCCGACCGGAGCGGGACCGCGATGCATATTTGCGGCTGCAttctttttgt TAATGTCTTTCCAATATAAAGACCTcatgaggaagagcagcagcggTGCCAGTGTACTCGGACAAGGAGCACAAAT tCGTTGCACCATTGATCCAGCCGTGGAGACCGGGTGGCTGATAATGGAGGAGCACTCTGTTCATCAGACAGAACACATGACCACCATTGAAGCCAGCGCCGTCCAGCAG GTACATGTGGCCACCTTCACTGAAACATCAATGATGAGTGCTGAGGAGGACTCGACGTCCTCGCCGGACGATGATCCTTACGACGACACGGACATCCTCAATTCGGCCGGCACGGATGAGATCACCGCCCACCTGGCCGCTGCAG gCCCAGTGGGCatggcagctgctgctgccgtggcAACcggcaagaaaagaaagaggccTCACATCTTTGAATCCAACCCCTCCATCCGCAAAAGACAGCAGACCCGTCTGCTCAG GAAACTAAGAGCTACACTTGATGAGTACACCACCAGAGTGGGCCAGCAGGCCATAGTGCTGTGTATTTCCCCCTCCAAACCCAACCCGGTGTTCAAGGTGTTTGGTGCTGCTCCTCTGGAGAATGTG GTGAGGAAGTATAAGAGCATGATGTTGGAGGATCTGGAGAACGCTCTGGCTGAACATGCCCCTCCAGGTGGGGAGCTCGCCTCAGAGCTGCCCCCCCTCACCATTGATGGCATCCCTGTCTCCGTAGACAAGATGACCCAG GCCCAACTGCGAGCGTTCATCCCAGAGATGCTGAAGTACTCAACGGGCCGTGGGAAGCCCGGCTGGGGTAAAGAGAGCTGCAAGCCCGTGTGGTGGCCTGAGGACATCCCCTGGGCCAACGTCCGCAGTGATGTCCgcacagaggagcagaaacagagg GTGTCTTGGACGCAGGCATTGCGGACCATCGTGAAGAACTGCTACAAGCAGCACGGCCGTGAGGATCTGTTGTATGCTTTTGAAGACCATCAGGTAACCACGGCAGTCACCACCCAGCACCACCTCGCCACGGCACAGAGCATCGCTCACCTCGTGCCCTCACAGACTGTGGTACAGACCGTCAACAACCCCGACGGAACCGTCTCACTCATTcag GTTGGCACAGGACACACAGTTGCCACGCTGGCAGATGCCTCAGAGCTGCCTGGTGTGACGGTGGCACAGGTTAACTACTCCACGGTGACTGATGGAGAG GTGGAACAGAATTGGGCCACCCTCCAGAGCGGGGAGATGACAATCCAAACCACTCAAGCATCGGAGGCCACGCAGGCAGTAGCGTCACTGGCTGAAGCTGCCGTTGCGGCCAGTCAGGATATGCAGCCCGGTGCCACCGTCACAATGGCTCTAAACAG tgaggCGGCGGCTCATGCCGTAGCGACGTTGGCAGAGGCCACTCTACAAGGTGGAGGGCAGATTGTCCTGGCAGAGACGGCAGCTGCTGTTGGGGCACTAGCCGGGGTTCAGGATGCCACAG gTCTGGTCCAGATTCCGGTCAGCATGTATCAGACTGTAGTGACCAGCCTCGCACAGGGCAACCGACCTGTCCAGGTTGCTATGGCGCCCGTCGCCACGCGCATAGATAACACTGTCACTCTGGACGGCCAGGCGGTGGAGGTTGTGACCCTGGAGCAGTGA
- the nrf1 gene encoding nuclear respiratory factor 1 isoform X3, with the protein MPTGAGPRCIFAAAFFLLMSFQYKDLMRKSSSGASVLGQGAQIRCTIDPAVETGWLIMEEHSVHQTEHMTTIEASAVQQVHVATFTETSMMSAEEDSTSSPDDDPYDDTDILNSAGTDEITAHLAAAGPVGMAAAAAVATGKKRKRPHIFESNPSIRKRQQTRLLRKLRATLDEYTTRVGQQAIVLCISPSKPNPVFKVFGAAPLENVVRKYKSMMLEDLENALAEHAPPGGELASELPPLTIDGIPVSVDKMTQAQLRAFIPEMLKYSTGRGKPGWGKESCKPVWWPEDIPWANVRSDVRTEEQKQRVSWTQALRTIVKNCYKQHGREDLLYAFEDHQVTTAVTTQHHLATAQSIAHLVPSQTVVQTVNNPDGTVSLIQVGTGHTVATLADASELPGVTVAQVNYSTVTDGEVEQNWATLQSGEMTIQTTQASEATQAVASLAEAAVAASQDMQPGATVTMALNSEAAAHAVATLAEATLQGGGQIVLAETAAAVGALAGVQDATVLVFKILNTEEGS; encoded by the exons ATGCCGACCGGAGCGGGACCGCGATGCATATTTGCGGCTGCAttctttttgt TAATGTCTTTCCAATATAAAGACCTcatgaggaagagcagcagcggTGCCAGTGTACTCGGACAAGGAGCACAAAT tCGTTGCACCATTGATCCAGCCGTGGAGACCGGGTGGCTGATAATGGAGGAGCACTCTGTTCATCAGACAGAACACATGACCACCATTGAAGCCAGCGCCGTCCAGCAG GTACATGTGGCCACCTTCACTGAAACATCAATGATGAGTGCTGAGGAGGACTCGACGTCCTCGCCGGACGATGATCCTTACGACGACACGGACATCCTCAATTCGGCCGGCACGGATGAGATCACCGCCCACCTGGCCGCTGCAG gCCCAGTGGGCatggcagctgctgctgccgtggcAACcggcaagaaaagaaagaggccTCACATCTTTGAATCCAACCCCTCCATCCGCAAAAGACAGCAGACCCGTCTGCTCAG GAAACTAAGAGCTACACTTGATGAGTACACCACCAGAGTGGGCCAGCAGGCCATAGTGCTGTGTATTTCCCCCTCCAAACCCAACCCGGTGTTCAAGGTGTTTGGTGCTGCTCCTCTGGAGAATGTG GTGAGGAAGTATAAGAGCATGATGTTGGAGGATCTGGAGAACGCTCTGGCTGAACATGCCCCTCCAGGTGGGGAGCTCGCCTCAGAGCTGCCCCCCCTCACCATTGATGGCATCCCTGTCTCCGTAGACAAGATGACCCAG GCCCAACTGCGAGCGTTCATCCCAGAGATGCTGAAGTACTCAACGGGCCGTGGGAAGCCCGGCTGGGGTAAAGAGAGCTGCAAGCCCGTGTGGTGGCCTGAGGACATCCCCTGGGCCAACGTCCGCAGTGATGTCCgcacagaggagcagaaacagagg GTGTCTTGGACGCAGGCATTGCGGACCATCGTGAAGAACTGCTACAAGCAGCACGGCCGTGAGGATCTGTTGTATGCTTTTGAAGACCATCAGGTAACCACGGCAGTCACCACCCAGCACCACCTCGCCACGGCACAGAGCATCGCTCACCTCGTGCCCTCACAGACTGTGGTACAGACCGTCAACAACCCCGACGGAACCGTCTCACTCATTcag GTTGGCACAGGACACACAGTTGCCACGCTGGCAGATGCCTCAGAGCTGCCTGGTGTGACGGTGGCACAGGTTAACTACTCCACGGTGACTGATGGAGAG GTGGAACAGAATTGGGCCACCCTCCAGAGCGGGGAGATGACAATCCAAACCACTCAAGCATCGGAGGCCACGCAGGCAGTAGCGTCACTGGCTGAAGCTGCCGTTGCGGCCAGTCAGGATATGCAGCCCGGTGCCACCGTCACAATGGCTCTAAACAG tgaggCGGCGGCTCATGCCGTAGCGACGTTGGCAGAGGCCACTCTACAAGGTGGAGGGCAGATTGTCCTGGCAGAGACGGCAGCTGCTGTTGGGGCACTAGCCGGGGTTCAGGATGCCACAG TGTTGGTCTTTAAAATTCTAAATACTGAAGAAGGATCATGA